Proteins from one Candida orthopsilosis Co 90-125, chromosome 2 draft sequence genomic window:
- a CDS encoding Ali1 NADH-ubiquinone oxidoreductase, with translation MIPSSILKRTVQRAPKFITPKSLPIRSFTQSTVRYIAHEEDLVDLKTLPRKEEPEIYVPLINPTERYKVQIEELHKFGTYIMACLPKFVQQFSVWKDELTIYVAPSALRPVMSFLKYHTSAQFKACMDVTAADYPSRTNRFDVVYNLLSVRHNSRIRVKTYASETSPVPSVTPLFNGANWFERETYDLFGVFFTGHPDLRRIMTDYGFEGHPLRKDFPTTGYTEVRYDEEKKRVVYEPLELTQAWRNFTVGSSVWEPVGDGQDFTPENFKLPTPEPEPENKEEKK, from the coding sequence ATGATTCCATCGTCAATACTTAAAAGAACGGTTCAAAGGGCACCAAAATTCATCACCCCTAAATCCTTGCCAATCAGGTCATTCACTCAGTCCACCGTGAGATACATTGCTCATGAAGAAGACCTTGTAGATCTCAAAACATTaccaagaaaagaagaaccTGAAATTTATGTTCCCTTAATAAACCCAACTGAAAGATATAAAGtacaaattgaagaattacACAAGTTTGGTACTTATATCATGGCATGCTTACCTAAATTCGTTCAACAGTTTTCTGTATGGAAGGATGAATTGACAATTTATGTTGCTCCATCTGCATTAAGACCAGTCATGTCATTTTTAAAATATCACACTTCAGCCCAATTTAAAGCATGTATGGATGTCACTGCTGCTGATTACCCTTCAAGAACTAATAgatttgatgttgtttaTAACTTGTTGTCAGTTAGACACAATTCAAGAATAAGAGTGAAGACTTATGCCAGCGAAACCAGCCCTGTTCCTTCAGTTACACCTTTGTTCAATGGTGCCAATTGGTTCGAAAGAGAAACTTATGACTTGTTTGGTGTTTTCTTCACCGGCCACCCAGATTTAAGAAGAATCATGACTGATTATGGTTTCGAAGGTCATCCATTAAGAAAAGATTTCCCAACTACTGGTTATACTGAGGTCAGATacgatgaagaaaaaaagagagTTGTATATGAACCATTGGAATTGACCCAAGCTTGGAGAAATTTCACTGTTGGTTCATCTGTTTGGGAACCAGTTGGTGATGGACAAGATTTTACTCCAGAAAACTTTAAACTACCAACTCCAGAACCAGAACCAGAGAAcaaggaagaaaagaagtaA
- a CDS encoding Mss4 phosphatidylinositol-4-phosphate 5-kinase produces MIHLSTEVEMNDYHLHTPSYKSKSKNSISRETILQSHHESPANSDDLSESRNTHATSPPSFDYYFDNKHRDDATTHLSPKLNDLMTFSDIIESDPIAIPKDYEHPHDSEAKWVFNRNEINSTVSQPQPEPVTSQNIPQSLLPQKLEDTRKESIVSTNDASQTHQQRKGLPRSTTTESIQMEQSNVHQKRVVQIKNLEEQATSKAEGETYKVLYCMLTGIRVAVSYKAMGVRSLTSADFSQVQKFTFQDNDTITPASNYDFRFYDYAPQVFRWLRDQFNIDQANYLISITGQLIVSQIKSEGKSGSLFYFSKDKVYIIKTLRYNEFKFLQRILGPYVAHVGKNKNTLISQFYGLHRVKVRTSTGKTRTHHFVIMNNLFPPNAILNQTYDLKGSTAGRYTPVIKGKKSHTLKDKNFLESKVKIKFGPETRAEFFKQLESDVQFLIKNGIMDYSLLLGICNSKTGHSNRDQYEDESTPLKQMNYFYRQDGGIQATNEQNQPLPEIYYLGIIDCLTYYSVRKRLETFFRSFGQSRSTISAVPPKEYGVRFLKFIKDGTTEGKFKGE; encoded by the coding sequence ATGATTCATCTATCCACAGAAGTAGAGATGAATGACTATCATCTCCATACACCAAGCTACAAAagcaaatcaaaaaatagCATATCTCGTGAAACAATTCTACAATCACATCATGAATCACCTGCTAATTCAGACGATTTATCAGAAAGTAGGAATACCCATGCCACTTCACCACCTTCATTTGATTACTACTTTGATAATAAACATAGAGATGATGCAACAACTCACTTGTCacccaaattgaatgatttgatgaCGTTTTCTGATATTATTGAATCTGATCCAATAGCAATACCAAAGGATTATGAGCATCCACATGATAGTGAAGCCAAATGGGTCTTCAACAGAAATGAGATTAATAGCACGGTATCTCAACCTCAACCTGAACCTGTTACGTCACAAAATATTCCCCAATCATTACTACCTCAAAAACTAGAAGATACGCGGAAGGAGTCCATAGTTAGTACCAATGATGCATCTCAAACACACCAACAACGTAAAGGGTTACCAAGGTCGACAACAACTGAATCTATCCAAATGGAGCAATCAAATGTTCATCAAAAGAGAGTGGTGCAAATTAAAAATCTTGAAGAGCAAGCGACTAGCAAAGCCGAAGGAGAAACATATAAAGTTCTTTATTGCATGTTGACGGGAATCAGGGTTGCCGTGAGTTACAAAGCTATGGGTGTTCGTAGTTTGACATCTGCTGATTTCAGCCAGGTACAAAAATTTACATTTCAAGACAATGATACCATTACCCCAGCCCTGAATTATGATTTCCGTTTTTATGATTATGCACCACAAGTTTTTCGTTGGCTTCGAGACCAATTCAATATCGATCAAGCAAATTATCTTATTTCCATCACAGGTCAATTAATTGTGtcacaaatcaaatcagaAGGTAAATCAGGTTCATTATTTTATTTCAGCAAGGACAAAGTATACATAATCAAGACTTTAAGATAtaatgaattcaaatttttacAACGGATATTGGGACCATATGTTGCCCATGTGGGTAAGAATAAGAATACCCTAATTAGTCAATTTTATGGATTACATCGAGTAAAAGTAAGAACAAGTACGGGCAAAACAAGGACCCATCATTTTGTAATCATGAATAATCTTTTCCCACCCAATGCTATATTGAATCAGACTTACGATTTAAAAGGAAGTACAGCGGGCAGATATACTCCAGTTATAAAAGGAAAGAAGAGCCATACACTTAAAGACAAGAATTTTTTAGAATCAAAAGTCAAGATAAAATTTGGGCCAGAAACCCGTGCggaatttttcaaacaattggaatcaGATGTACAATTCCTAATCAAGAATGGAATCATGGATTACCTGTTATTATTAGGGATTTGTAATTCCAAAACCGGGCATAGTAATCGCGACCAATACGAAGATGAGTCAACTCCCCTAAAACAAATGAATTATTTCTATCGACAAGATGGTGGGATTCAAGCCACTaatgaacaaaatcaaccgCTACCGGAAATTTATTATCTTGGAataattgattgtttgacATATTATTCGGTACGTAAACGATTGGAGACGTTTTTCAGATCTTTTGGTCAATCTAGAAGTACTATATCGGCAGTGCCTCCAAAAGAATATGGAGTTAGATTCCTCAAGTTTATTAAAGATGGAACAACTGAAGGTAAATTTAAAGGGGAGTGA
- a CDS encoding Rmd1 protein (S. cerevisiae homolog RMD1 localizes to), with protein MSQPDGDDTTPLLSHNDAPENPLLATSSSSSSKLNTTTTDVVQSKKKQGVLTTPNVPLNSNATKAHSKIAKSNKIGLQRTSRTSQKLKLLPEDPDLDSITKGQVTSGDDDDEDDDEEGDDIFATRPTRVYSQVKRITNTFARKDAETLGKSHRDLLPRVTAYCTCASYRMKDLLRWLKDRKRIHNTSPKLFDECLYTPFTYKDWRNDNNNNNNNNNNNNDEDSNGHKLIRLADEGGEIDMGKRSDLFVFEYGVVIMWGFTQKEEAAFLEDLAKFESEKLSAEDIQVEEFNYYITKSYQPRIYNDFITLKDDDNYMLKLSISHALAQSVKISLFEELVDNTIEDTQDIPQQIAHTGKVEMSRDEIMKSIGELFILRININLHGSVLDSPELMWAEPHLEPIYQATRGYLEINQRVELLNQRLEVISDLLQLLKEQLGHSHEENLEFIVVVLVGVEVLVSIINIIIDILTYK; from the coding sequence AACCGGATGGAGATGATACCACGCCCCTACTATCACATAATGATGCACCAGAAAATCCTTTATTAGCCACATCCAGCTCATCGAGTTCTAAACTTAATACAACTACTACAGATGTAGTACAgtcaaaaaagaaacaaggTGTCCTTACTACTCCGAATGTCCCATTGAACTCAAATGCTACTAAAGCACACTCAAAAATTgccaaatcaaacaaaatcgGATTGCAAAGAACAAGTAGAACGTCGCAGAAACTCAAGCTATTACCTGAAGATCCTGATTTAGATAGTATAACTAAAGGACAAGTCACATctggtgatgatgacgatgaagatgacgatgaagaaggagatGATATCTTTGCAACCAGACCCACAAGAGTTTACTCTCAAGTTAAACGAATCACCAATACATTTGCTCGTAAGGATGCTGAGACTTTGGGGAAACTGCATAGAGACTTATTACCCAGAGTTACGGCATATTGTACTTGTGCATCTTATAGAATGAAGGATTTGCTTAGATGGTTGAAAGATAGGAAAAGGATTCACAACACTAGTCccaaattgtttgatgaatgtTTGTACACTCCATTTACATATAAAGATTGGAGGaatgataataataataataataataataataacaataataacGACGAAGATAGCAATGGACACAAGTTGATTAGATTGGCTGATGAAGGAGGTGAAATTGATATGGGTAAAAGATCAGActtgtttgtgtttgaaTATGGAGTTGTGATCATGTGGGGATTTACTCAAAAGGAAGAAGCAGCATTTTTGGAAGATTTAGctaaatttgaaagtgaaaaattatcaGCTGAAGATATCCAAGTGGAAGAATTTAATTACTACATCACCAAATCATATCAACCACGAATTTATAACGATTTCATCACCTTaaaagatgatgataattATATGTTAAAGCTATCTATATCCCATGCCCTAGCACAATCAGTTAAAATATCCttatttgaagaattggtggataatacaattgaagataCCCAGGATATTCCTCAACAAATTGCTCATACCGGTAAAGTTGAAATGTCAAGGGATGAGATtatgaaatcaattggagaATTATTCATTTTGCgaatcaatatcaatttaCATGGATCAGTATTGGATTCTCCAGAACTTATGTGGGCTGAACCTCATTTAGAACCTATATATCAAGCAACTAGAGGATACCTTGAAATTAATCAACGAGTTGAATTGTTAAATCAAAGATTGGAAGTTATTTCAGATttgttgcagttgttgaaggaaCAATTGGGTCATTCACATGaagaaaatttggaatttatagttgttgttcttgttggtgTCGAAGTTTTGGTTAGCATTATCAATATTATTATTGATATTTTAACTTACAAGTAG
- a CDS encoding Zcf1 predicted zinc-cluster protein (the C. parapsilosis ortholog has an intron in the UTR; similar to C. parapsilosis CPAR2_102000 and C. albicans ZCF1), producing the protein MSDTLPISCVSCRKRKIKCNKKKPCDQCLKRKVDCEFPATFRNIKIGEDGTKEGRVTTSEKVNIELHGGELQLDKNSELLHQQQTQLQLNQEQINLQQQQLQNQHLQNTILEQQSQQRNGVLPPRIPLQTLSESGSAKSSSGASSNSLLTSTYAQSSLATDPPSVSDSTGTESAAKIISRDVKFGNISGQSGESGSEYSGDSTRIHAYPRQMVSRDLNDMALMKENFDMMRAANSQLLDENRALTQRLEEILSKISVSDTTPGSTSSSSSSVAPGSASTNATGGPQVKKTSSASTTTTNSSTKRDRSADSSSEDLPNKKEKVGFFGHSKASFPNDSASANQGMYSTNLPGVGTVPPKESSSSGGSSGDEVGQQVNSADVQSGAGDAKATPPTRKLHKLKRNKSGGSEGSNNWELDNDAFQTHESVKSNRMVERSGKKKKLPILPSYLLKYEDPDISTDSDTNRDVFRLNFEVIMNLVYKFFERSPYYRTFISASHVFGFLKTYENINDRDWDNDDDMMLIYMILSLSVQRLSSKDFVNLNLLPAGSVNTCTKYRKYLTRNVLHKGFERLKHGLVKESLLSIQSYILCTEWYFLEQKYEECWTMMFHACSISYSIGLHIMGNYSLQEVKPGKQFKNLISATAEDSDVSDKKESSGSEEDDKGQDEGLDVTRYRLWFALKYYVSSICSIFGRPNPISVQVGMNGSNSGLGSDIPYEKAHILFKVGVCESLRLSNLMLIENFMIDFTLSDLLDLSHKFDREIAILNRAYASSISGNSVDGVMPAPSNDLDYLVIDDFTGKPLQLTRLELLADLIILHINNAKLYEPFISKFENMKGYGQIVKDQTESVSRFLVLLNTFIESFLKHCVDEHFHEEQISGADSNDESLNYGPVKFGKLFKSYFPFLNSFICQGVIVVFTLLHYKSKDFVANNDKSVLNNSFLNLVESNLNSLINFEQRMSTKYITTSRMWSSNMVYLINRVLNLIKLLYEKQEDSSIAEEVRKQKQYTGTSSSSPDSNSNLPITTARGNLSYLLNTNPFGDPSQFEYLNGFHLNDPFWLTVPDGGAMQYYVEEDARPNKSIAGFKQYAPMNDQDSASNSDDKRQNSTTSMATSGDSIGATPSGQAPVPGTNNRPMISRPPSDLFGLNSNFSNWNDVGNMQGMRQTPNNGGNNSVAGTPNIGTGLTFGGRRPMSSSLPPPIPTPTLQQQQQQQQQQQQQQLPSLSRLQQQQQQQQQQQSPKEQQPAPPSQPTPQHPTPNFMGGGYMFPQPLGYTPHPFPNDQTYYNQGDKPQPYQDKN; encoded by the coding sequence ATGTCTGACACGTTACCAATATCTTGTGTTTCGTGcaggaagaggaagatcAAATGTAACAAGAAGAAGCCATGTGACCAATGTTTGAAGAGAAAGGTTGATTGTGAATTTCCAGCAACATTTAGAAATATAAAAATTGGAGAAGACGGCACAAAAGAAGGTAGAGTAACCACTTCTGAAAAAGTGAACATAGAGCTACATGGTGGAGAACTTCAATTGGACAAGAACTCGGAACTActacaccaacaacaaactcaacttcaacttaatcaagaacaaatcaatcttcaacaacaacaactacagaaccaacatcttcaaaacaCCATACTTGAACAACAATCTCAACAACGCAATGGAGTACTACCCCCTCGTATACCACTACAAACTTTGAGCGAATCGGGAAGCGCCAAGAGTAGCAGTGGTGCAAGTTCAAACTCGTTACTTACGTCTACATACGCACAAAGCTCCTTAGCCACCGATCCACCATCAGTTAGTGATTCCACAGGAACAGAGAGTGCAGCAAAGATCATTTCTCGTGATGTCAAATTCGGCAATATTTCTGGCCAATCAGGAGAATCAGGCTCAGAGTATTCAGGTGATCTGACAAGAATCCACGCTTACCCTAGACAGATGGTTTCAAGAGATTTAAATGATATGGCTCTAATGAAGGAGAATTTTGACATGATGAGAGCAGCCAATTCGCAGTTGCTAGATGAGAATCGAGCATTGACACAAAGATTGGAGGAGATTCTACTGAAGATCTCAGTTTCAGACACAACACCGGGATCaacatcctcatcatcttcatcagtaGCCCCAGGATCAGCATCCACAAATGCCACGGGTGGCCCTCAAGTGAAGAAAACGTCTTCTGccagcaccaccacaacaaattcCAGCACTAAACGAGATCGATCAGCTGATTCTTCATCTGAAGATCTTCCCAATAAAAAGGAGAAAGTTGGATTTTTTGGCCATTCCAAGGCTAGTTTCCCCAATGATTCAGCAAGTGCAAATCAAGGAATGTATTCGACAAATTTACCCGGTGTAGGTACTGTGCCACCAAAGGaatcatcgtcatcagGTGGAAGTAGCGGTGATGAAGTTGGCCAACAGGTTAATTCAGCAGACGTGCAGTCAGGGGCAGGAGATGCTAAAGCTACTCCACCGACGAGAAAACTTCACAAGTTAAAACGTAACAAATCTGGAGGTAGTGAAGGTTCGAATAACTGGGAATTGGATAATGATGCATTTCAAACGCACGAGTCTGTTAAATCGAATCGTATGGTGGAAAGAAGtgggaaaaagaagaaacttCCAATACTACCTTCgtacttgttgaaatacGAGGATCCTGATATTAGTACCGATTCAGACACCAACCGCGATGTCTTCCGCTTGAACTTTGAGGTGATTATGAATTTGGTTTACAAGTTTTTCGAAAGGAGTCCTTATTACAGAACGTTCATCTCGGCGTCCCATGTATTTGGATTTTTGAAGACTTATGAAAACATCAATGATAGAGATTGGGATAATGACGATGAcatgatgttgatttacATGATTTTGAGTTTATCAGTGCAGAGACTCAGTTCAAAGGACTTTgtgaatttaaatttgttgcCAGCTGGGTCCGTCAACACGTGCACAAAGTATCGAAAATACTTGACAAGAAATGTTTTGCACAAGGGTTTTGAGCGATTAAAGCATGGTTTGGTGAAAGAATCTTTGTTATCGATTCAATCATATATTTTATGCACTGAATGGTACTTTTTGGAACAAAAGTATGAAGAATGCTGGACCATGATGTTCCATGCTTGTTCAATCTCCTATTCCATTGGTTTGCACATTATGGGAAATTACAGCTTGCAAGAGGTTAAACCAGGTAAGcaattcaagaatttgattAGTGCCACTGCTGAAGATTCAGATGTTAGTGACAAAAAGGAGTCATCTGGATCTGAAGAAGACGATAAGGGTCAAGATGAGGGATTGGATGTCACACGATACAGATTATGGTTTGCGTTGAAATACTATGTTTCCCtgatttgttcaatctTTGGAAGGCCAAACCCGATCTCTGTTCAGGTTGGTATGAATGGGTCCAATAGTGGATTAGGCTCAGACATTCCATACGAAAAGGCCCATATTTTGTTCAAGGTTGGTGTTTGTGAATCTTTGAGATTATCGAATTTaatgttgattgaaaatttcatgATTGATTTTACATTATCTGATTTGCTTGATTTGTCACACAAATTTGATCGCGAAATTGCTATCTTGAACCGCGCTTATGCGTCCCTGATTAGTGGTAACAGTGTGGATGGAGTGATGCCAGCACCCTCCAATGATTTGGATTACTTggtgattgatgattttacTGGAAAGCCATTGCAACTTACTAGGTTGGAATTATTGGCCGATTTAATCATCTTACACATCAACAATGCCAAGCTATATGAACCATTTATAAGCAAATTTGAGAATATGAAAGGCTATGGTCAAATCGTAAAGGATCAGACAGAGTCAGTGTCGAGgtttttggtgttgttgaatacttttattgaaagttttttgAAGCATTGTGTTGATGAACATTTTCATGAGGAACAGATTAGCGGAGCTGATTCCAATGATGAATCATTAAACTATGGTCCTGTCAAGTTTGGCAAACTTTTTAAATCATACTTTCCATTCTTGAATTCATTTATATGCCAGGGtgtcattgttgttttcaCGTTGTTGCATTATAAATCGAAGGACTTTGTTGCCAATAATGATAAGTCTGTGTTGAATAACAGCTTTCTAAACTTGGTTGAAagcaatttgaattcattaATAAACTTTGAACAAAGGATGTCGACAAAGTATATAACAACATCAAGAATGTGGTCATCCAATATGGTCTATTTAATCAATCGagtattgaatttgatcaagCTACTTTATGAGAAGCAAGAGGATAGCTCGATTGCAGAGGAAGTTAGGAAGCAGAAACAGTACACTGGAAcgtcgtcatcatcaccagATAGTAATTCTAATTTGCCCATCACTACTGCCCGAGGCAATTTGTCATATTTGCTCAACACCAATCCATTTGGTGATCCTTCTCAATTCGAGTACTTGAATGGGTTCCACTTGAATGATCCATTTTGGTTGACTGTGCCCGATGGCGGTGCTATGCAGTATTATGTTGAGGAAGATGCAAGACCAAATAAGTCAATTGCCGGGTTTAAGCAGTATGCACCCATGAATGATCAAGATTCTGCTAGTAATAGTGACGACAAGAGACAGAACTCAACAACTTCGATGGCTACAAGTGGCGATTCAATTGGTGCAACTCCCTCCGGCCAAGCACCTGTACCTGGCACCAACAATAGACCAATGATATCTCGACCACCCTCAGATTTATTCGgattgaattcaaattttagTAATTGGAATGATGTTGGAAATATGCAGGGTATGAGACAAACGCCAAACAATGGTGGTAATAATTCAGTAGCAGGTACTCCAAACATTGGAACTGGATTGACTTTTGGTGGCCGTAGGCCAATGTCATCGAGTTTGCCTCCACCTATACCAACGCCTACAttgcaacagcagcaacagcaacaacagcaacaacagcaacaacagttgCCATCACTTTCCCgattgcaacaacaacaacaacaacaacagcaacaacagaGTCCAAAAGAACAACAGCCAGCACCACCATCACAACCTACACCACAACATCCAACTCCAAACTTTATGGGCGGTGGATACATGTTTCCCCAGCCATTAGGGTACACCCCACATCCATTCCCTAATGATCAAACCTATTACAATCAAGGAGACAAACCGCAGCCATATCAGGATAAGAATTAA
- a CDS encoding Aim24 protein (S. cerevisiae homolog AIM24 localizes to mitochondrion) produces the protein MVRGMASSWRHPTLSSTVPQLSTIATRRHISINHKSIPQDSTSSSQSPDETNALNKTITDSENIGGRVTQLKPYQTLETAKLETLGTPPTILSIHSPPSVPIYLRRGSLLSIYGLKSSNNNNTNSSSSSSSNTPATGSVNIDDGPIIRNTIEYPHWWKQLILTGKFQSFQKLISTIPISLLISSHNKSSAKATTDSSFVNLVLDGSNDWAILNKDAIQVYTGNSLSISVHSIPRYISKKLTKQLGTATTSDTATSGTRGLGSVFGLGKGTARVETGLRGLWNRGYTLLSGRGQVGLVGNGGIYQLDVGEQEEVLINKRAILAITVNGPFDLENCVIKDTSTVSSQQSLPPSSSSSLQLNAKSKKQVTNKAIAHPQSPPTSSTIAYHQLKHYWSRASQWTKSLIKYLYQTYHNLQTKWTTYTLGTSDFVKIIGPRNILIQSSYNIPKQRQQIQQKSQSHSLSNSHSDSVTPFTDSEKNPQDYLSYVTIDPKKGAVFSNTPNFKQTVDEIERKSN, from the coding sequence ATGGTACGAGGTATGGCATCTTCATGGCGACATCCAACATTGTCGTCAACGGTACCACAATTATCCACAATTGCCACTCGTCGTCATATATCAATCAACCACAAATCAATACCACAAGATTCAACTTCGTCATCACAATCACCTGATGAAACTAATGCATTGAACAAGACAATTACCGATTCGGAAAACATTGGTGGTCGAGtgactcaattgaaacCGTATCAGACTTTAGAAACCGCTAAATTAGAAACTTTAGGTACACCACCTACGATCTTGTCGATTCATTCACCACCTTCTGTCCCTATTTATTTACGTCGTGGGTCATTGTTATCGATATATGGATTGAAAtcaagcaacaacaacaacaccaacagtagtagcagcagcagcagcaacaccCCTGCTACTGGTAGTGTCAATATTGACGATGGACCTATAATTCGAAACACGATAGAGTACCCGCACTGGTGGAAACAGTTAATCCTCACTGgtaaatttcaaagttttcaaaaattgatttcaacaattcccATATCTTTATTAATCAGTAGTCATAACAAATCATCAGCCAAAGCAACAActgattcatcatttgtGAATTTGGTACTTGATGGACTGAATGATTGGGCAATTTTAAACAAGGATGCAATTCAAGTCTACACGGGAAATTCATTATCCATAAGTGTTCACAGTATACCACGTTATATATCCAAGAAATTAACCAAGCAATTGGGTACGGCCACTACTAGTGATACTGCTACTAGTGGTACTAGAGGGCTTGGCTCTGTATTTGGATTAGGTAAAGGTACTGCTCGAGTTGAGACTGGATTACGAGGTTTATGGAATAGAGGATACACTTTGCTTAGTGGTAGGGGACAAGTTGGACTCGTGGGGAATGGGGgcatttatcaattggatGTTGgtgaacaagaagaagtttTGATTAATAAACGAGCCATATTGGCAATCACGGTGAATGGAccttttgatttggaaaactgTGTGATTAAAGATACATCAACTGTTTCATCACAACAGAGTTTACCtccttcatcatcatcactgtTGCAACTAAATGCAAAATCTAAGAAACAGGTAACAAACAAGGCAATTGCACACCCACAATCACCCCCTACATCATCGACTATAGCATATCACCAACTCAAACACTACTGGTCTCGAGCTTCCCAATGGACCAAATCGCTCATAAAATACTTATATCAAACTTATCacaatttacaaacaaaatgGACCACCTACACACTAGGAACAAGTGACTTTGTTAAAATCATTGGACCCAGAAATATACTCATTCAATCTAGTTACAATATACCCAAGCAAAGacaacaaatacaacaGAAACTGCAGCTGCATCTGCTTTCAAACAGTCATAGTGACTCAGTGACCCCGTTCACTGACTCCGAGAAGAACCCACAAGACTACTTGAGTTATGTCACTATTGATCCCAAAAAGGGAGCTGTTTTCTCCAACActccaaatttcaaacaaacggttgatgaaattgaacgCAAACTGAATTGA
- a CDS encoding End3 protein (regulated by Gcn4p in C. albicans), with translation MPRLEDAEIKKYWQIFQGLKPVDNKLSGDSVAPVLKNSRLPQQQLSAIWDLSDIDNDGSLDFEEFCITMRLIFDLVNGSIPEVPDQLPSWLIPSSKAALIQANQAVSQGRNVGLDYEDDEDGLSDDFDWYISPSDKSTYETIYQSKNDQFGRIRFDSLNSLYSTLKNVPSSDISSAWNLVNPKSFETIDKDQTLVFLHILNQRENGKRVPRGVPASLRATFSKEIPNYDLSAQAKPLETTKTQASKRSFAESYLNKLGHGSNGNTEKGTDFSATEGTDWEEVRLKRELADLERLLSDVQNRSKADEKESEEQRLIKYEFEQLLKYKQDQYNRQQSGNKDEDLSKVENDIKDLETQAESLQEYLDSRNQELAKLNQEIAALQR, from the coding sequence ATGCCACGTTTAGAAGATGCCGAGATTAAAAAGTATTGGCAAATATTCCAAGGGTTGAAACCAGTCGACAACAAACTATCCGGTGATAGTGTTGCTccagttttgaaaaattcacgattaccacaacaacaattatCAGCAATTTGGGACCTTAGTGATATAGACAATGATGGAAGTTTAGATTTTGAGGAGTTTTGTATAACTAtgagattgatttttgatttaGTGAATGGATCAATTCCTGAAGTTCCTGATCAATTACCATCTTGGTTGAttccatcatcaaaagcGGCCTTGATTCAAGCTAATCAAGCAGTGAGTCAAGGTAGAAATGTTGGGTTAGATTATGAGGATGATGAGGATGGGTTAAGTGATGATTTCGATTGGTATATATCCCCCAGTGACAAATCAACGTATGAAACGatatatcaatcaaaaaatgatcaatttgGCAGAATAAGATTTGATTCGTTGAATTCGTTATATTCAACTTTAAAAAATGTACCATCGAGTGACATATCATCTGCGTGGAACTTGGTTAATCCTAAATCGTTTGAAACTATAGATAAAGACCAAACATTGGTGTTTTTGCATATATTGAACCAAAGGGAGAATGGCAAACGTGTGCCTCGTGGTGTGCCTGCTAGCTTAAGAgcaacattttcaaaggAGATACCTAACTATGATTTGAGTGCACAGGCGAAACCACTTGAAACGACAAAGACACAAGCTTCGAAACGTTCATTTGCGGAGAGTTATTTGAATAAACTAGGACATGGAAGTAATGGCAATACTGAAAAGGGAACTGATTTTTCGGCTACTGAAGGAACTGACTGGGAAGAAGTGAGGTTAAAGAGAGAGTTGGCTGATTTGGAGAGATTGCTTTCCGATGTTCAAAATAGATCTAAAGCTGATGAAAAGGAATCTGAAGAGCAAAGATTGATAAAGTATGAGTTCGAACAATTGTTAAAGTACAAACAAGACCAGTATAATAGACAACAATCAGGCAACAAGGATGAAGATTTACTGAAGGTGGAAAACGATATCAAAGACCTTGAAACACAAGCTGAGTCTTTACAAGAATACTTAGATTCACgaaatcaagaattggCCAAATTGAACCAAGAGATAGCAGCACTACAACGTTAA